A DNA window from Rossellomorea marisflavi contains the following coding sequences:
- a CDS encoding MFS transporter, translating to MSLVAFFASLNQNIYTPLIPSIKEYFHINGLAVNSTVSLFIILTAIIQLIMAPYLDRTKTGHILVGSLVLVALASLGCALSQGFYAFLFFRCLQAIGAASLPLIAVITIMGETPEGKQGEAMGTYQMFLSIAPAAAPVLGGIIGARYEFHGVFWFLAGLSLLFLFLNVRRRNTTVKKEKLHQSLRYLDLMRDPVVFVILSLSLVVFLVYMAILVFLPELLADRFHIGLKWIGFLYVPVTGSIVAGSYLFKKVKLNFSHVMGAVSVSLILFALMDQWLLPLTLFLLILFGMGLGAATPLFATLLTSRYKEGKGSIMALYNVTRYIGMGAGPVVFSLFYREMGEKGTFLILSALLLALSFSFYSVISSSKKKYPI from the coding sequence AAGGAATATTTTCACATTAACGGTCTGGCTGTAAATAGCACAGTATCGCTCTTCATCATTCTTACAGCCATTATACAACTGATCATGGCACCGTATTTGGACCGTACAAAGACAGGACATATACTTGTAGGAAGTCTCGTGCTCGTCGCCTTGGCGAGTCTCGGCTGCGCCTTGTCCCAAGGTTTTTATGCTTTTCTTTTTTTTCGGTGCCTACAAGCCATTGGTGCCGCATCTTTGCCGTTGATCGCGGTGATTACCATCATGGGTGAAACTCCTGAAGGAAAACAGGGGGAGGCGATGGGGACTTATCAAATGTTCCTCTCCATAGCACCGGCGGCTGCACCGGTTCTCGGAGGAATCATCGGTGCCAGATATGAGTTCCACGGTGTGTTCTGGTTCCTGGCAGGGCTAAGCCTCTTATTTTTATTCCTGAACGTACGACGAAGGAATACGACCGTGAAAAAAGAAAAATTGCACCAATCCCTAAGGTATTTGGATTTAATGCGGGATCCGGTCGTATTTGTGATCCTTTCGCTCAGTCTAGTGGTTTTCCTAGTGTATATGGCGATCCTTGTATTTCTCCCGGAGCTCCTCGCCGACCGTTTTCATATCGGATTGAAGTGGATTGGGTTTCTTTATGTGCCGGTAACGGGAAGCATAGTAGCAGGAAGCTACCTTTTTAAAAAGGTGAAATTGAACTTTTCCCATGTTATGGGCGCTGTCTCTGTGAGCTTGATCCTTTTCGCGCTAATGGATCAATGGTTGCTGCCTCTCACCCTTTTCCTTCTTATATTGTTTGGAATGGGCCTGGGAGCAGCAACCCCTCTCTTTGCCACATTACTGACATCCCGTTACAAGGAAGGAAAAGGCAGCATCATGGCGCTGTATAATGTAACTCGCTATATCGGCATGGGGGCAGGGCCGGTCGTATTCAGCCTTTTCTACAGGGAGATGGGGGAGAAAGGAACATTCCTGATCCTATCGGCACTTTTGCTTGCCTTGAGCTTTTCCTTTTATTCAGTCATCTCCTCTAGTAAGAAGAAATACCCCATCTAA